ACGTCGCTCTGCTTCATGGTGTCCTCCCGGGTCCCTGCGCGCGGCCAGACGATAGCGGCAGCACGGCGAAGCGGGGGGACGGTACGATCGGCCCGTGCCCGGCAAGCCGCGCGTCTTCATGCCCGACCTGGGCGTCCCGCCCTACGTCGCCCGCTGCAACGAGGTGGCGGCGCGGGGCTACGAGGGCTTCGCGGTCGCCTGAGTCTCGGGGCGCACCGCTCCGCGCGCGCGCAGCTCTCCGATCGTCACGATCTGGCCCGTCCAGGCGAGCGGCTGGCGCGCCATCCACAGGACGGCGTCGGACATGATGACGGGGTCCTCGAAGGGGAAGGCGTCCGCGTCGCCGAGCGTGGCGGCGAAGCCCTCCGTCCAGACCGGGACCTCGAGGCGCAGGCAGTTCACGGCGACCGCGCGCGCGCGCAGCTCGTGGCCGAGGCACTCGGTGAGCGACTCGAGCGCCGCCTTGGTCACCGTGTAGCCGGGGCGGCCGAACTGCGGGGTCCGCGCCGCACCGGAGGAGACGTTGACGACGCGGCCGCCGCCGGCCGCGGCCATGCGCGGCGCCAGGTGCCAGATCGCGTAGAAGGGGCCGTTCAGGTTCACGTCGACCGCGAGGCGCCAGCGCTTCGGCGTGTCGGCGAGGGCGGGCTTCGCGGGCGCCACGGCCGCGTTGTTGACGAGCA
This DNA window, taken from Deltaproteobacteria bacterium, encodes the following:
- a CDS encoding SDR family NAD(P)-dependent oxidoreductase; its protein translation is MSAAPAPVALVTGASRGIGRRLAADLAAAGWDVVCAARSTSERPGSLPGTLEETVALVERAGRRAWAVPLDVRDEGAVSGLVERLYAEWGRCDLLVNNAAVAPAKPALADTPKRWRLAVDVNLNGPFYAIWHLAPRMAAAGGGRVVNVSSGAARTPQFGRPGYTVTKAALESLTECLGHELRARAVAVNCLRLEVPVWTEGFAATLGDADAFPFEDPVIMSDAVLWMARQPLAWTGQIVTIGELRARGAVRPETQATAKPS